AATTTAAAAGTTGGTTGAAGAAATGTAATTTGTTttgaattataaagattttgttttgataaatatttaattgatattgGTATCTTTATCAGCAGAAATTTAGGGTCTCGAAATAAGAGTCAAGAAGGGTGAATCTTGAAAAATAGAGCCCTTCTATAGCTTTCTCAAATGAAGTTAGGTTTCTGTTCAGcgataaaatatatcatatttgtgAGTGAAGTCCTGACAATTTAGTCTGACTAAAATTCCATAGTGTGTGTCACTAGCCTTTTAAATATTGTTTACTAAACGCTTACAGTTCAACATCTAATTATGAAAATATCTTCCATTTCAGAACTGTTGACATAAATATTTGGGAAAAAGAAATTCACCCAAAAGGATCACCTGTACTGTATTTTGTTGCACTACCGTCTTGTATGCATAATGGCCGCACCAAACCCTAAAAGAAAGTGTCGACGGTATTCAACAGACTATCTAAAACTTGGCTTTGTGCCTTCACTTACAAATGAGACTTCTCCAATGTGTCTTCTATGTGAAAAAGTGTTTAGCAATGACGCCATGAAACCATCAAAGATGAAAGTTCACATAGAGAGAGTTCATCCAGACAAAAAAGACAAAGATATCATGTTTTTTACAGCGCTGAAAGACAAATTGGAGAGTCAAATGGGCAAAATCTCATTCTTTCCACCACCCGCTCCATCTCATAATGAAAAACAACTCAAGGCATCATACAACATATCACTCATTATAGCGAAGAGTGGAAAATCGTATTCCATCGCCGAGGAAATCATAGTACCTTCAGTTAAAGAAATCATTGACAACGTTATGAATAAAGACTCTAGTAGTGTTTTGAAAGGCTTACATTTGACGTCTGATGCGGTGCAAAAAAACATAGATGAAATGGCTGTGGATGTTGAAAAAACCTTAGTTTCTGAGCTTCAACACAGTAGGTTTTCCATTCAATTTGATGAATCAATGTGCGGAGGAGAAAACATTCTGATGGGTTACGTGAGGTATTTTAGCCAATTACATAAATGCATCATTGATGAGTTTTTGTttgcaaaatatcttaaaattgaTGCGAAGGGGGAGAATATTTTTCGATGCTTAGATGAGTACTTAAGAGAGCACAATATACCACTCAGCAATATCACTGCAGTTTCAATTGATGGACCACTGTTCACATTAAACCGTTACAGAAAACTCTCCAGCTTACTTAAAGAAAGCATTCCTGATGTTCGAACTATCCAATGTGTGTTACATAGACAACATCTTGTCTCAAAACGACTCGGTGAAGAACTAAACGAATCGTTAGAAGTGTGTATTAGGTCGATAATTAGAATTAAAGAATATACGTGGAATTCAAGATTGTTGGTGATGCTGTGCGAAGGAAATGATCAGACACTAAATAAGTTACTTTTGCATACAGAATTAAGATGGCTGTCTAGAGGTAATATCTTACAAAGACTTGTAGAATTGTATGACTCGACAGTAAATTTTCTTAAAGACGTGGATCCCTATTTAAGCCAACAGTTGATAACATGTAAAAATCATCTATTCTATTTAGCTGACCTCCATTCACATCTTCATGATGTCCAGACACGTCTACAGGGTAGAGATATTACAATTATTCAAGTTAGAACTCTTGTTTTAGGTTTCCAAATCAAATTAGGCTTGTTCAAATCCTCCTTAGCAAGGAGAGATTTCCAATATTCTCCAAATTTACAGCAATTAGCAAATGAAGGGGATAAGATTCTTTCTGATGATGACTTGGAAATATATATGGCCCACCTCGAAAAATTGTATGAAGACTTTAACGAGCGTTTTGAAGACTTGGAAAAAATACAGATTCCAGACTGGATTGTTGCTCCTTTTGGTATAACAACTGGAAATGCCTCTGACTATGACTTGCAAGAGGAGGTCATTCACATGTCCGTGGACCTCGAAGCTAGATCGCTCTACAAAAGTAATAGCACCAGGTCATTCTGGACCAATGtcaatattgtaaataaatatccCAAACTTTTCGAGAAAGTATTGCCTTTCTTACTCGCATTTCCAAGTTCCTGCATTATTGATGAAAGCTTCATTCAAGTAAATACTCTCCAAACAAGGGAAGGCTCTAAAATGAACATAGAACAATGTGGAGAATTACGACTAAAGTTCACCAATTTGACGCCAAATATAAATGCTA
This genomic stretch from Palaemon carinicauda isolate YSFRI2023 chromosome 21, ASM3689809v2, whole genome shotgun sequence harbors:
- the LOC137614637 gene encoding zinc finger BED domain-containing protein 5-like, whose product is MAAPNPKRKCRRYSTDYLKLGFVPSLTNETSPMCLLCEKVFSNDAMKPSKMKVHIERVHPDKKDKDIMFFTALKDKLESQMGKISFFPPPAPSHNEKQLKASYNISLIIAKSGKSYSIAEEIIVPSVKEIIDNVMNKDSSSVLKGLHLTSDAVQKNIDEMAVDVEKTLVSELQHSRFSIQFDESMCGGENILMGYVRYFSQLHKCIIDEFLFAKYLKIDAKGENIFRCLDEYLREHNIPLSNITAVSIDGPLFTLNRYRKLSSLLKESIPDVRTIQCVLHRQHLVSKRLGEELNESLEVCIRSIIRIKEYTWNSRLLVMLCEGNDQTLNKLLLHTELRWLSRGNILQRLVELYDSTVNFLKDVDPYLSQQLITCKNHLFYLADLHSHLHDVQTRLQGRDITIIQVRTLVLGFQIKLGLFKSSLARRDFQYSPNLQQLANEGDKILSDDDLEIYMAHLEKLYEDFNERFEDLEKIQIPDWIVAPFGITTGNASDYDLQEEVIHMSVDLEARSLYKSNSTRSFWTNVNIVNKYPKLFEKVLPFLLAFPSSCIIDESFIQVNTLQTREGSKMNIEQCGELRLKFTNLTPNINAILKQHQAPPLQ